In Oscillatoria acuminata PCC 6304, a single window of DNA contains:
- a CDS encoding AAA family ATPase, whose amino-acid sequence MSFHPDLCRNESEVESKLIVSYLLPALGYTPDSWHQEVAFISIRLGFIAFHTPAIPFVLHANSPMRVVIEAKSPKQNLDQNRRKLKRYLTKLKVKYGVLTNGKEMRIYERVGEEIELVFKCLGAEIEARIEEINALIGRDSSKPRQTLTLPATDSNFPPIREDSIPEQTSEDLPGSIPFPEELFPETPIDPKPVIEPNSNTKRKSPLKVIAVYHNKGGVGKTTVAVNLAAALRKRGKKVLLIDIDAQSNSTFATGLLKFIFEEDDDLRDNNVYHLLESGEFSFISDVARKSDCFNTPEIDVIPSHITLIEGQYKLNQIGASKTRLVTKLARVEKEYDFVIIDTPPSRDLYAEVALIAADHLIIPSDLKPFANQGLPSVTQFISQVDEFREMIGKKPLNILGVLPSKISPNPKFLQYTFPKQKGVISSRYDIPLMDTIIYERALLSQCTNHTSPLGEEIPEPKSILEYSPDSLSSGEFQSLALEVLTKIGIN is encoded by the coding sequence TTGAGCTTCCATCCAGACCTTTGCCGAAACGAGAGCGAAGTTGAGAGCAAACTAATCGTCAGTTACTTGTTGCCAGCATTAGGTTACACCCCCGACAGTTGGCATCAAGAAGTTGCCTTTATTTCCATTCGCTTAGGTTTTATAGCCTTCCATACCCCAGCCATTCCCTTCGTCCTCCATGCGAATTCGCCTATGAGAGTCGTCATAGAGGCCAAAAGTCCCAAACAAAACCTAGACCAAAACCGGAGAAAGTTAAAGCGATATTTAACGAAACTAAAAGTTAAATATGGAGTTCTCACGAATGGCAAGGAAATGCGGATTTATGAACGAGTGGGGGAGGAGATTGAGCTAGTTTTTAAGTGTTTGGGAGCCGAAATTGAGGCAAGAATTGAAGAAATCAATGCCTTGATTGGGAGAGATAGCAGTAAACCTAGACAAACCCTAACTTTACCGGCTACAGACTCAAATTTCCCTCCAATTAGGGAGGATTCAATTCCTGAACAAACATCAGAAGACCTCCCTGGTTCCATCCCGTTTCCAGAGGAATTATTTCCGGAAACTCCCATAGATCCAAAACCCGTTATTGAACCCAATTCTAATACCAAGAGGAAATCTCCATTGAAAGTAATTGCTGTTTATCATAACAAAGGCGGCGTCGGAAAAACAACGGTTGCAGTCAACTTAGCTGCCGCCCTGAGAAAAAGGGGAAAAAAGGTTCTGTTAATTGATATAGATGCTCAATCTAATTCAACTTTTGCAACAGGATTACTTAAATTCATCTTTGAAGAAGATGATGATTTAAGAGATAATAATGTTTATCATCTTCTGGAATCCGGAGAATTTTCTTTTATCTCAGATGTTGCTCGAAAATCGGATTGTTTTAATACTCCGGAAATTGATGTAATTCCTTCTCATATTACCCTCATTGAAGGGCAGTATAAATTAAATCAAATCGGGGCCAGTAAAACTCGGTTGGTCACCAAATTAGCCCGAGTAGAAAAAGAATATGATTTTGTAATTATAGATACTCCTCCCTCGCGGGATTTATATGCAGAAGTAGCATTAATTGCGGCAGATCATCTGATTATCCCGTCTGATTTGAAACCTTTTGCTAACCAAGGGTTACCCAGTGTTACCCAGTTTATCAGCCAAGTTGATGAATTTCGAGAGATGATTGGAAAAAAACCCCTTAATATTTTGGGAGTCTTACCTTCTAAAATTTCACCTAACCCCAAATTTTTGCAATATACTTTTCCCAAACAAAAAGGTGTGATTTCTAGCCGATATGACATTCCCTTAATGGATACAATTATTTACGAAAGAGCGCTTCTTTCTCAATGCACTAATCATACCAGTCCCCTGGGGGAAGAGATACCCGAACCTAAATCAATATTGGAATATTCTCCCGACTCTTTATCCTCCGGAGAATTTCAATCCTTAGCCCTAGAAGTTTTAACCAAAATAGGAATAAACTGA
- a CDS encoding ATP-binding protein: MASIDRIIQESVNPFDSTTFRPGNFWQEDQNSAFTVDSIHQEVLTEITSVVDYVTQDHRTRTILLSGDSGSGKSYLLGRIKSTLNSKAFFSYIGPWPESDFIWRHTLRNTLDSLMYVPQGQTESQLLLWLKELAVFQDRSLMKRVFGERLLFIQKLKKTYPAGIYNANEFFGVLYDLTNPKLYPLACEWLKGDDLDEASLKLLRVKRSIDSENAAQQILSNFGKIASATQPMVLCFDNLDNIDRGIDGLINLQALFNVNSIIHNQKLKNFVIIISIITNTWQQNYKRIQPADLARIDTKIRLSAIDLNQAAGLLAMRLYPLHQLSQTPPPSPIYPITEQDLEAKFPGGKTLPRFTLLLGRQLFQEAKQQEGTRTETVISPSPNEVTAAFHLVWVKEFNKTQDKITRLRQFSAPELMQMVREALEALNVSGIQQKLLPSPTYASYSLSYHLPAQLGRIGIVWTEDPNLVSFYHIMKACEKALTMQRCKTLYLIRGERLGTRKNLGNKLYSQIFTGHPHRHILPDMVSVHYLVTYHSLVNAACAGELVVGSLTPNLKELQEMMRHAQILEECPVLQTLGVFAGYTRIIGVSDNKPKQLGPAGDRSKALKKAKEYILALVRTQQIMGRTVLIQNTLDQFNDVQEYQVKELIFQLCTENKLFILDETVPESAQLVCVLEAFSKKAKN, encoded by the coding sequence CCCTTTGATTCCACCACCTTTAGACCGGGCAATTTTTGGCAAGAAGACCAAAATTCCGCCTTTACCGTCGATTCCATTCATCAAGAAGTTTTAACTGAAATTACTTCTGTCGTCGATTACGTCACCCAAGACCATCGAACCCGCACAATTCTCCTCTCCGGAGATTCGGGTTCAGGGAAAAGTTATCTCTTAGGACGGATTAAAAGTACCCTCAATTCCAAAGCATTTTTTTCCTATATTGGACCTTGGCCGGAAAGCGACTTTATTTGGCGGCATACTCTCCGCAATACCTTGGATAGTTTGATGTATGTTCCCCAGGGTCAAACGGAATCCCAACTGTTACTCTGGCTAAAAGAATTAGCCGTATTTCAAGATAGAAGTCTCATGAAACGGGTATTCGGAGAACGGCTACTGTTTATTCAGAAATTAAAAAAAACCTATCCCGCCGGAATCTATAACGCCAATGAGTTTTTTGGCGTTCTCTATGACTTAACCAATCCCAAATTATATCCCCTCGCTTGTGAATGGCTGAAAGGAGATGATTTGGACGAAGCGAGTTTAAAACTGTTGCGGGTCAAACGATCCATTGATTCCGAAAATGCCGCCCAGCAAATTTTATCAAACTTTGGTAAAATTGCCTCGGCAACTCAACCGATGGTTTTATGCTTTGATAACTTAGATAATATTGACCGAGGAATTGATGGATTAATTAATTTACAGGCATTATTTAACGTCAATTCAATTATTCATAACCAAAAACTCAAAAATTTTGTTATTATTATTAGTATCATCACCAACACCTGGCAGCAAAACTATAAACGGATACAACCGGCGGATTTAGCCCGAATTGATACAAAAATTCGCCTGAGTGCGATCGACCTCAATCAAGCTGCTGGTTTATTGGCGATGCGATTGTATCCCTTACACCAACTCTCCCAAACTCCACCCCCATCCCCCATCTATCCCATCACCGAACAAGATTTAGAGGCAAAATTTCCCGGGGGAAAAACCTTGCCTCGGTTTACACTCCTCCTGGGAAGACAACTGTTTCAAGAGGCGAAACAGCAGGAAGGAACAAGAACCGAAACTGTCATCTCACCTTCTCCCAACGAAGTAACTGCCGCCTTTCACCTGGTTTGGGTCAAAGAATTTAATAAAACCCAGGATAAAATTACCCGCTTGCGCCAATTTTCAGCCCCAGAACTGATGCAAATGGTCCGAGAAGCCCTAGAAGCATTAAATGTGAGTGGCATTCAACAAAAACTCTTACCCAGTCCCACCTACGCCAGTTATTCCCTCAGCTATCACCTGCCTGCACAACTAGGAAGAATTGGGATTGTCTGGACAGAAGACCCCAATCTAGTCAGCTTTTATCATATCATGAAAGCCTGTGAAAAAGCCCTGACCATGCAACGCTGCAAAACCCTTTATTTAATTCGTGGCGAACGGTTAGGAACGCGCAAAAACCTGGGGAATAAACTCTACTCCCAGATTTTTACCGGACATCCCCATCGCCACATTTTACCGGATATGGTATCGGTCCATTATTTGGTAACCTATCACAGTTTAGTCAATGCTGCTTGTGCCGGTGAATTAGTCGTGGGAAGTCTCACCCCTAATTTAAAAGAACTCCAAGAAATGATGCGCCATGCCCAAATTTTAGAAGAATGTCCGGTATTACAAACCTTGGGCGTGTTTGCCGGATATACCCGCATCATCGGAGTCAGCGATAATAAACCGAAACAACTCGGACCCGCAGGCGATCGCAGCAAAGCCTTAAAGAAAGCCAAAGAGTATATACTCGCCTTAGTCCGCACTCAGCAAATCATGGGCCGAACTGTGTTGATTCAAAATACCTTAGACCAATTTAACGATGTGCAAGAGTATCAAGTTAAAGAGTTAATTTTTCAGCTTTGCACCGAAAACAAGCTATTTATTTTAGATGAAACGGTCCCCGAATCCGCCCAGTTAGTTTGTGTGTTAGAAGCCTTTAGCAAGAAGGCTAAAAACTAG